From a region of the Globicephala melas chromosome 19, mGloMel1.2, whole genome shotgun sequence genome:
- the APOC2 gene encoding apolipoprotein C-II — protein MGTRYFLALFLILLVLGFEVQGDPVPQQEETASPAMLTKVQESLLGYWDLAKAAAQKLYKKTYLPAMDEKIRDIYSKSTAAVTTYAGIFTDQVISLLKGEH, from the exons ATGGGCACCCGATACTTCCTGGCTCTGTTTCTCATCCTCCTGGTGTTGGGATTCG AGGTCCAGGGCGACCCTGTACCCCAGCAAGAAGAGACTGCCAGCCCTGCCATGCTCACCAAGGTGCAGGAATCACTCTTAGGTTACTGGGATCTAGCCAAGGCAGCTGCCCAGAAGCTGTACAAGAAGACATACTTGCCCGCCATGGATGAGAAAATCAG GGACATATACAGCAAAAGCACGGCAGCTGTGACCACCTATGCAGGGATTTTTACTGACCAGGTCATTTCTCTGCTGAAGGGAGAACATTAA